From Candoia aspera isolate rCanAsp1 chromosome 4, rCanAsp1.hap2, whole genome shotgun sequence, a single genomic window includes:
- the ST8SIA6 gene encoding alpha-2,8-sialyltransferase 8F isoform X1, whose product MRYLRTPTYVHLAAPVAPNRATPNPVRMQMSEQTSKCKTIWSNNWSSSIKKKRYSEDYYLQIVGKLHNCTWNRRPQEYAKFRAELASCCDAVHNFIASQNNTPLGSNMTYEVDNKKTIHITEDIFRMLPESQPLDFPFKHCAVVGNGGILKSSNCGAEIDKSDFVFRCNLPPTSGSVSQDVGNKTNLVTVNPSIIAQKYNKLNDQKATFLENIASYGEAFLLLPAFSFRSNTAASFKVHHTLKEFSAKQKAIFFYPRYLKSLAQFWRTKGVKAYRLSSGFMITSAAVELCENVKLYGFWPFSKNIAGIPISHHYYDNQLPKPGFHAMPKEYNQILQLHGRGILKLQFGKCLTE is encoded by the exons AGCAACTCCTAATCCAGTCAGAATGCAGATGTCTGAGCAAACCTCCAAATGCAAGACTATATGGAGTAACAATTGGTCATCATCAATCAAGAAGAAAAG atattCTGAAGATTATTATTTACAAATAGTTGGGAAACTTCACAACTGTACCTGGAATAGGAGGCCACAAGAATACGCCAAATTCAG GGCAGAGCTTGCTTCATGCTGTGATGCTGTTCATAACTTTATTGCTTCTCAAAATAATACCCCACTGGGAAGCAACATGACTTATGAAGTGGACAATAAAAAAACTATCCACATTACAGAGGACATATTCCGGATGTTGCCAGAG TCTCAGCCTCTGGATTTCCCTTTCAAGCACTGTGCAGTTGTTGGAAATGGAGGGATCCTTAAGAGCTCCAATTGTGGAGCTGAAATTGATAAATCTGACTTTGTGTTTAG GTGCAACCTTCCCCCAACCAGTGGAAGTGTCAGTCAAGATGTTGGCAATAAGACAAACCTTGTAACTGTTAACCCAAGCATTATTGCCCAGAA ATATAACAAATTGAATGATCAGAAAGCCACCTTCCTGGAAAACATTGCAAGCTATGGAGAAGCTTTCCTTTTGCTACCTGCCTTTTCCTTCAGGAGCAACACAGCAGCATCTTTCAAAGTACATCACACCCTGAAAGAGTTCAGTGCAAAGCAGAAGGCCATATTTTTCTATCCCAGGTATCTCAAAAGTCTTGCCCAGTTCTGGAGGACTAAGGGTGTCAAAGCCTACCGGCTGTCTTCTGGCTTCATGATCACCAGTGCAGCGGTGGAACTCTGTGAGAATGTGAAGCTGTATGGTTTCTGGCCTTTCTCCAAAAACATAGCAGGCATCCCCATAAGTCACCACTACTATGACAACCAACTTCCAAAGCCTGGTTTCCATGCTATGCCCAAAGAGTATAACCAGATTCTCCAGCTCCATGGAAGAGGTATCCTCAAGCTGCAGTTTGGCAAATGTCTGACAGAGTAG
- the ST8SIA6 gene encoding alpha-2,8-sialyltransferase 8F isoform X2 has product MRYLRTPTYVHLAAPVAPNRATPNPVRMQMSEQTSKCKTIWSNNWSSSIKKKRYSEDYYLQIVGKLHNCTWNRRPQEYAKFRAELASCCDAVHNFIASQNNTPLGSNMTYEVDNKKTIHITEDIFRMLPESQPLDFPFKHCAVVGNGGILKSSNCGAEIDKSDFVFRCNLPPTSGSVSQDVGNKTNLVTVNPSIIAQKYLKSLAQFWRTKGVKAYRLSSGFMITSAAVELCENVKLYGFWPFSKNIAGIPISHHYYDNQLPKPGFHAMPKEYNQILQLHGRGILKLQFGKCLTE; this is encoded by the exons AGCAACTCCTAATCCAGTCAGAATGCAGATGTCTGAGCAAACCTCCAAATGCAAGACTATATGGAGTAACAATTGGTCATCATCAATCAAGAAGAAAAG atattCTGAAGATTATTATTTACAAATAGTTGGGAAACTTCACAACTGTACCTGGAATAGGAGGCCACAAGAATACGCCAAATTCAG GGCAGAGCTTGCTTCATGCTGTGATGCTGTTCATAACTTTATTGCTTCTCAAAATAATACCCCACTGGGAAGCAACATGACTTATGAAGTGGACAATAAAAAAACTATCCACATTACAGAGGACATATTCCGGATGTTGCCAGAG TCTCAGCCTCTGGATTTCCCTTTCAAGCACTGTGCAGTTGTTGGAAATGGAGGGATCCTTAAGAGCTCCAATTGTGGAGCTGAAATTGATAAATCTGACTTTGTGTTTAG GTGCAACCTTCCCCCAACCAGTGGAAGTGTCAGTCAAGATGTTGGCAATAAGACAAACCTTGTAACTGTTAACCCAAGCATTATTGCCCAGAA GTATCTCAAAAGTCTTGCCCAGTTCTGGAGGACTAAGGGTGTCAAAGCCTACCGGCTGTCTTCTGGCTTCATGATCACCAGTGCAGCGGTGGAACTCTGTGAGAATGTGAAGCTGTATGGTTTCTGGCCTTTCTCCAAAAACATAGCAGGCATCCCCATAAGTCACCACTACTATGACAACCAACTTCCAAAGCCTGGTTTCCATGCTATGCCCAAAGAGTATAACCAGATTCTCCAGCTCCATGGAAGAGGTATCCTCAAGCTGCAGTTTGGCAAATGTCTGACAGAGTAG